In Arachis stenosperma cultivar V10309 chromosome 1, arast.V10309.gnm1.PFL2, whole genome shotgun sequence, one DNA window encodes the following:
- the LOC130960438 gene encoding DExH-box ATP-dependent RNA helicase DExH11-like, which yields MSQNQCHGCIKLEEHLKSAKEMKKHKKEVHALQFQISDDALQQMPDFQGQIDVPKEIGHIDKDLVVQMKWRVACEMNSGKELICTDCLFENQLDDDLELEETMALIGKQDYPKL from the exons ATGTCTCAGAATCAATGTCATGGGTGTATAAAATTGGAAGAGCACCTAAAGTCAGCTAAAGAGatgaagaagcacaaaaaagaaGTACATGCTCTTCAGTTTCAAATTTCTGATGATGCACTTCAACAGATGCCTGATTTTCAGGGCCag ATAGATGTGCCGAAGGAAATTGGACATATTGATAAAGACCTTGTTGTTCAAATGAAATGGCGTGTTGCCTGTGAGATGAATTCTGGGAAGGAGTTGATTTGTACTGATTGCTTGTTTGAGAACCAACTGGATGATGATCTTGAACTAGAAGAAACGATGGCATTAATAGGTAAGCAGGACTATCCTAAGCTGTAA
- the LOC130981014 gene encoding protein LIGHT-DEPENDENT SHORT HYPOCOTYLS 6-like, translating to MDTASGSEGGGRGEERGEPEPPSPVPVAAAPTITTTTATPAETSSPPAPPSRYESQKRRDWNTFLQYLRNHKPPLTLARCSGAHVIEFLKYLDQFGKTKVHVPGCPYFGHPNPPAPCACPLKQAWGSLDALIGRLRAAYEENGGRPESNPFGAKAVRIYLREVREGQAKARGIPYEKKKRKRSTVTVSAVSSSSGSGAISIASGSGSGGGGDGNGNNCGGETPACGGGAGGSSASTLTSTANVSTTSTTV from the coding sequence ATGGACACAGCTTCAGGTAGTGAAGgtggaggaagaggagaagaaagagGAGAGCCTGAACCTCCATCACCGGTGCCTGTTGCTGCAGCACCAACAATTACCACTACCACAGCCACGCCGGCGGAGACATCGTCTCCGCCGGCGCCACCGAGCAGGTACGAGTCTCAGAAGCGAAGAGACTGGAACACGTTCTTGCAGTACCTTCGGAACCACAAGCCGCCATTAACGCTAGCGAGGTGCAGCGGCGCGCACGTGATCGAATTCTTGAAATACTTAGATCAGTTCGGAAAGACCAAGGTGCACGTGCCGGGATGTCCGTATTTTGGACATCCCAACCCTCCTGCACCCTGTGCCTGCCCTCTCAAACAGGCGTGGGGCAGCCTTGACGCCCTTATAGGAAGACTCAGGGCGGCCTACGAAGAAAACGGAGGCCGTCCTGAGTCTAACCCGTTCGGCGCCAAGGCCGTTAGGATTTACCTGAGGGAAGTTAGGGAAGGACAAGCCAAAGCGAGAGGGATCCCTTATGAGAAGAAAAAGCGAAAGAGGTCGACGGTGACGGTGTCGGCGGTGAGTAGTAGTAGTGGAAGTGGTGCAATTTCTATTGCTAGTGGAAGTGGTAGCGGCGGCGGCGGCGACGGCAACGGCAACAACTGCGGTGGTGAAACTCCTGCCTGTGGTGGTGGAGCCGGTGGTTCTAGTGCTAGTACTCTAACTTCTACAGCTAATGTTTCTACTACTTCTACCACCGTATAG